One genomic region from Nocardia vinacea encodes:
- a CDS encoding PLP-dependent aminotransferase family protein, translated as MEPIELADRLGRWSADRGPLYLLLAGRLRTLIDDGELRPGMPLPPDRALAKVLAVGRSTVVAAYDLLSVEGRVVRRQGSGTRVAGPAAVPARDTTHSPAFLQLLEPDADVIALACAAPATPPPEVAQAYRHIVPELAAVEGDIGYRPTGHPRLRNAIADRYRARGVPTDPEQILVTGGGQQALSLLARALLRSGDRILVEAPTYPGALEAFREVAAIPQTGPVGLGAVTPAALAYVVATYQNPTGAVLPALARRRLVESARTAGVQLIDDEVLTDLGFPGTDPPPPPLAALDESVISIGSLSKVVWGGLRVGWVRAPIPVIARLARLRAVHDLGGNIPAQLAAAWLLRDLDRLRERITQQRKESHDVLVTELSERLPEWEVPPVSGGQTLWIRLSRGDGTSFAQRALRHGVAILPGAGLDASGGSIDYVRISFVADPDSLREATRRLAEAWRTYEPPPQPAPASPTLAV; from the coding sequence ATGGAGCCAATTGAACTTGCCGACCGGCTCGGCCGCTGGTCCGCCGACCGCGGGCCGCTCTATTTGCTGTTGGCCGGGCGATTGCGGACGCTGATCGATGACGGTGAACTGCGGCCGGGAATGCCGTTGCCGCCCGACCGCGCGCTCGCGAAAGTACTTGCGGTAGGGCGCAGTACGGTCGTGGCCGCCTATGACCTGCTCAGTGTGGAGGGCCGGGTGGTGCGGCGGCAGGGTAGCGGCACCCGGGTCGCGGGACCCGCAGCAGTTCCGGCGCGCGATACCACCCATTCTCCGGCCTTCCTGCAACTGCTCGAACCGGACGCCGATGTCATCGCGCTCGCCTGTGCCGCCCCTGCGACACCGCCGCCCGAGGTGGCCCAGGCGTATCGGCACATCGTGCCCGAACTCGCTGCGGTCGAGGGCGATATAGGTTATCGGCCGACCGGACATCCGCGGTTGCGCAACGCGATCGCCGATCGATACCGGGCACGTGGCGTACCGACCGATCCGGAACAGATTCTCGTCACCGGTGGCGGGCAGCAGGCGCTGTCGTTGCTCGCCCGCGCACTGCTCCGGTCCGGCGACCGGATACTGGTGGAGGCGCCGACGTATCCCGGTGCGCTGGAGGCGTTTCGGGAGGTCGCGGCGATACCGCAGACAGGTCCGGTGGGTCTCGGCGCGGTGACCCCGGCGGCGCTCGCGTACGTCGTGGCGACCTACCAGAATCCCACGGGTGCGGTGCTTCCCGCGCTGGCCCGGCGGAGACTGGTCGAGTCGGCGAGAACGGCCGGGGTGCAGCTGATCGACGACGAGGTGCTGACCGATCTCGGATTTCCGGGCACCGATCCACCACCGCCGCCGCTGGCAGCCCTGGACGAGTCCGTGATATCCATCGGTTCGCTCAGCAAGGTCGTCTGGGGCGGACTGCGTGTCGGCTGGGTGCGTGCACCGATCCCGGTCATCGCCCGGTTGGCCCGGCTGCGCGCCGTGCACGATCTCGGCGGCAACATCCCAGCGCAGTTGGCCGCCGCCTGGCTGCTTCGTGACCTCGATCGGTTGCGCGAGCGAATCACGCAGCAGCGCAAGGAAAGCCACGACGTTCTGGTGACCGAGCTGAGCGAGCGCCTGCCGGAATGGGAGGTCCCCCCGGTGTCCGGCGGCCAGACACTGTGGATCCGGCTATCCCGCGGGGATGGCACCTCGTTCGCCCAGCGCGCCCTGCGACACGGCGTGGCGATCCTGCCCGGCGCCGGTCTCGACGCCTCTGGCGGCAGCATCGATTACGTCCGAATCAGCTTTGTCGCCGATCCCGACAGCCTGCGCGAGGCCACACGCCGCTTAGCTGAGGCATGGCGGACCTACGAACCTCCTCCCCAGCCCGCCCCGGCATCACCGACACTGGCTGTTTAG
- a CDS encoding S8 family serine peptidase, whose amino-acid sequence MARTDSGSELIVVTHGARAGIDPRAVRESLAAQSRLVELLPEGGAPVRIFGPPNRLPQRIAGTAREDVGAEYLNYFAVLGVGDELEAVADRLRADDAVEAAYVKPPAEPPIAPPVVLADIAARRLADAPPVTPNFETRQGYLDAAPQGVNARWAWTRPGGRGAGVRIVDVEGAWRFTHEDLLANQGGVIGGAPSADAGWRNHGTAVAGEISGDVNTFGVTGIAADAAIRAVSVFDAGSAAAIRSAADALSAGDIILLELHRPGPRNNFQNREDQAGYIAIEWWPDDWAAIRYAIGRGVIVVGAAGNGSEDLDSALYDTRPTDFPTSWRNPFRGGAADSGAILVGAGAPPPGFHGRDHGPARSRLAFSNYGSRVDAQGWGLEVTTTGYGDLQGGADEDYWYTDTFSGTSSASPIVVGSIASYQGLAAAAAGRKTPSEVRARLRATGSPQVDAPGRPTTQRIGNLPDIQSMIAP is encoded by the coding sequence ATGGCACGCACCGATAGTGGTTCGGAACTGATCGTCGTCACCCACGGTGCCCGAGCGGGTATCGATCCCCGTGCGGTGCGCGAGAGTCTCGCGGCACAATCGCGGCTGGTCGAGTTGCTGCCGGAAGGCGGTGCGCCGGTGCGCATCTTCGGGCCGCCCAATCGCCTGCCACAGCGGATCGCGGGCACCGCTCGAGAGGATGTGGGCGCGGAATACCTCAACTACTTCGCCGTGCTCGGGGTCGGCGATGAACTCGAGGCGGTCGCGGACCGACTGCGCGCCGATGACGCGGTCGAGGCAGCCTACGTCAAACCGCCCGCGGAACCGCCGATCGCGCCACCGGTCGTGCTGGCCGATATCGCGGCTCGCCGGCTGGCAGACGCGCCGCCCGTCACGCCGAATTTCGAAACCCGACAGGGTTATCTGGACGCCGCGCCACAAGGTGTGAACGCACGCTGGGCCTGGACCCGACCCGGCGGTCGCGGCGCGGGCGTGCGCATCGTCGACGTGGAGGGCGCGTGGCGGTTCACCCACGAAGACCTGCTGGCGAACCAGGGCGGTGTGATCGGCGGTGCCCCGTCGGCGGATGCGGGCTGGCGCAATCACGGCACCGCGGTGGCCGGGGAGATCAGCGGTGATGTGAACACTTTCGGCGTCACCGGCATTGCCGCCGATGCCGCCATCCGCGCGGTTTCGGTATTCGACGCGGGCTCCGCGGCAGCTATCCGCTCCGCGGCCGACGCACTGAGCGCGGGTGACATCATCCTGCTCGAGTTGCACCGGCCCGGACCCCGCAACAACTTCCAGAACCGAGAGGACCAGGCCGGATACATCGCGATCGAATGGTGGCCCGACGACTGGGCGGCCATCCGATACGCGATCGGACGTGGCGTCATCGTGGTGGGCGCGGCGGGCAACGGTTCGGAAGACCTCGACAGCGCCCTGTACGACACCCGACCCACCGATTTCCCGACCTCATGGCGCAACCCGTTCCGCGGCGGTGCCGCCGACTCCGGCGCCATCCTGGTCGGCGCGGGCGCCCCGCCACCCGGATTCCACGGCCGCGACCACGGACCCGCACGCTCGCGACTCGCCTTCTCCAACTACGGATCCCGCGTCGATGCCCAGGGCTGGGGGCTCGAAGTCACCACCACCGGATACGGCGACCTGCAGGGCGGCGCCGACGAAGACTACTGGTACACAGACACTTTCAGTGGAACCTCCAGCGCATCCCCGATCGTCGTCGGCTCCATCGCCAGCTACCAAGGCTTGGCCGCCGCAGCCGCCGGCCGCAAGACACCGTCCGAGGTACGGGCTCGACTCCGCGCAACCGGTTCGCCCCAAGTCGACGCCCCGGGCCGACCCACGACCCAGCGGATCGGCAACCTGCCCGACATCCAGTCCATGATCGCACCGTGA
- a CDS encoding alpha/beta hydrolase, which produces MRSETLAVSGATLYFEVRGSGPVLLLLPGSGGDAGIFDPIADALAEHFTVVAADPRGYSRSALDAPEPVNQRMNVFSDDAHRLLEHLTPVGEFAYVAGVSGGAVVALDLLARHPERLRLVVAHEPPCFAVLPDADVHRAMVEEVVELARAEGPAVAGGRFMQAVGVTSKPLPNAAEVPARTAEMLGRLMGNASLMFAHELRAVTDYRPDTAALTAVVDRLVLAAGRETRGQLPYRTAETLAAELDRPLVEFPGGHSGVREAPAEFARALLEALTVTADR; this is translated from the coding sequence GTGAGATCCGAAACCCTCGCAGTATCCGGCGCCACCCTGTATTTCGAGGTGCGCGGTAGCGGCCCGGTGCTGCTCCTGCTGCCGGGCAGTGGCGGCGACGCCGGGATTTTCGACCCGATCGCCGATGCTCTCGCCGAGCACTTCACCGTCGTCGCCGCCGACCCACGCGGGTACTCGCGCAGCGCCCTGGACGCTCCCGAACCCGTGAACCAGCGGATGAATGTATTCAGCGACGACGCGCACCGTCTGCTCGAACACCTCACGCCCGTAGGCGAATTCGCCTACGTCGCCGGCGTCAGCGGTGGCGCCGTCGTCGCGCTCGACCTACTTGCCCGCCATCCGGAACGGCTGCGCCTGGTCGTCGCCCACGAACCGCCGTGCTTCGCGGTCCTGCCCGATGCGGACGTGCACCGGGCGATGGTCGAGGAGGTGGTCGAACTCGCCCGTGCCGAGGGGCCCGCCGTCGCGGGCGGGCGCTTCATGCAGGCTGTCGGCGTCACCTCGAAGCCGCTGCCCAATGCGGCCGAGGTCCCCGCCCGCACCGCCGAAATGCTCGGCCGCCTCATGGGCAACGCGTCGCTGATGTTCGCTCATGAACTGCGCGCGGTCACCGATTACCGTCCCGATACGGCCGCACTCACCGCTGTCGTGGACCGCCTGGTGCTGGCCGCGGGCCGGGAAACCCGTGGCCAACTGCCTTATCGGACCGCGGAAACCCTCGCGGCCGAGTTGGACCGACCGCTGGTCGAGTTCCCGGGTGGGCACAGTGGCGTGCGGGAAGCTCCGGCCGAATTCGCTCGTGCTCTCTTGGAGGCGCTGACGGTCACTGCTGATCGCTGA
- a CDS encoding three-helix bundle dimerization domain-containing protein, translating into MGVVTVREEQAIQRLTDRLVDDYPVDRVQSVVGTARQRFEGHPVREFVPILIERIARRELESSTKEAESESVAAQPNPLQQPDPARGMSRIVASGGKLVADKRLMALAAAVVVVVIALVAALAVRQPDQPAPASATAALTTVHGVVGSEKMAFFEDLRVVEALARKGVKAEVDPAGSRQIATSIDLGKYDFAFPSSAPAAERIQRVRNISTKYTPFSSPMAIATFQPIADLLTAAGVVRPGPVPTFDMARYLELVRNDVEWDKLRDNTVYPVHKNILVSTTDPRTSNSAAMYLAIASHVANDNTIVQGPAAEQAVLPTVSRLFVRQGYTENSTDGPFREYLAAGMGPTPMVWIYEAQFVEATVRGQIKPGMMLTYPSPTVVSQHTLVPLTTPGDRIGRLLTTDPDLQRLAAEHGFRASDPSQFAKVTADTHVPVPGDVIDVIDTPTIDTLEHLIDSVTKSYN; encoded by the coding sequence GTGGGTGTCGTTACTGTCCGCGAAGAGCAGGCAATTCAGCGGTTGACCGACCGCTTGGTCGACGACTACCCGGTCGATCGGGTCCAGAGCGTGGTGGGCACGGCGCGGCAGCGATTCGAAGGCCATCCGGTGCGAGAATTCGTCCCGATTCTGATCGAGCGGATCGCGCGCCGGGAACTGGAGTCATCGACAAAAGAGGCCGAGTCCGAAAGCGTTGCCGCGCAACCGAACCCGCTTCAGCAGCCCGATCCGGCGCGGGGGATGAGCCGAATCGTGGCGTCCGGCGGCAAGCTGGTCGCCGACAAGCGGCTCATGGCACTCGCGGCGGCGGTTGTGGTCGTCGTCATCGCACTGGTGGCCGCGTTGGCCGTGCGGCAGCCCGACCAGCCCGCTCCGGCCAGCGCGACAGCAGCGCTGACCACGGTGCACGGTGTCGTCGGCTCGGAGAAGATGGCGTTCTTCGAAGACCTGCGCGTCGTGGAAGCCTTGGCCCGCAAGGGGGTCAAGGCGGAGGTCGATCCGGCCGGGTCGCGGCAGATCGCGACCTCCATCGATCTCGGGAAGTACGACTTCGCGTTTCCGTCGAGTGCGCCTGCGGCGGAACGGATTCAGCGTGTGCGCAATATCAGCACGAAGTACACGCCGTTCTCCTCGCCCATGGCGATCGCGACCTTCCAGCCCATCGCCGATCTGCTGACCGCGGCGGGCGTAGTGCGTCCGGGGCCGGTCCCGACCTTCGATATGGCCCGGTACCTCGAACTCGTGCGCAACGATGTCGAATGGGACAAACTCCGCGACAACACGGTCTACCCGGTGCACAAGAACATCCTGGTCTCCACGACGGACCCGCGTACCTCCAACTCCGCCGCCATGTACCTGGCCATCGCCAGCCACGTCGCCAATGACAACACCATCGTGCAGGGCCCGGCCGCCGAGCAGGCCGTGCTGCCCACGGTGTCGCGGCTGTTCGTGCGCCAGGGCTACACCGAGAACTCCACCGACGGCCCGTTCCGCGAGTACCTTGCGGCGGGTATGGGCCCGACACCCATGGTCTGGATCTACGAGGCCCAGTTCGTCGAGGCGACCGTCCGCGGCCAGATCAAACCCGGCATGATGCTGACCTACCCGTCCCCGACCGTGGTCTCCCAGCACACCCTGGTGCCCCTCACCACGCCCGGCGATCGCATCGGCCGCCTGCTGACCACCGACCCGGACCTGCAGCGCCTCGCCGCCGAACACGGTTTCCGCGCCAGCGACCCCAGCCAATTCGCCAAGGTCACCGCCGACACCCACGTCCCGGTGCCCGGCGACGTGATCGATGTGATCGACACGCCCACGATCGACACCCTCGAACACCTGATCGACAGCGTCACCAAGTCGTACAACTGA
- a CDS encoding TetR/AcrR family transcriptional regulator yields the protein MSPRAGLTAERITLAAAELADEVGFDNITVAALARKFGVKDASLYSHIKNLEDLRNRVAMLASDEKTDRIAAAVAGRAGRDALAAFADEWRRYALEHPGRYAATQMPMDPAVAADWSGGWRAIDLTYGMLRAYGLDEPDITDAVRLLRSTFHGYSNLEASGGFGHARSTAASWDRIIDALHITLTHWPTDEKAKLQ from the coding sequence ATGTCGCCACGCGCCGGGTTGACCGCCGAGCGGATCACACTGGCGGCGGCGGAACTCGCCGATGAGGTCGGCTTCGACAACATCACCGTCGCCGCGCTGGCCAGGAAGTTCGGCGTCAAGGACGCGAGCCTCTACTCGCACATCAAGAACCTCGAGGACCTGCGCAACCGGGTGGCCATGCTGGCAAGCGACGAGAAGACCGACCGTATTGCCGCGGCGGTGGCCGGGCGCGCCGGACGGGATGCGCTCGCGGCATTTGCCGACGAGTGGCGCCGTTACGCCCTGGAACATCCCGGCCGCTATGCCGCCACCCAGATGCCGATGGACCCCGCCGTCGCCGCCGATTGGTCCGGCGGGTGGCGCGCCATCGACCTGACCTACGGGATGCTGCGTGCCTACGGCCTCGACGAACCCGATATCACCGACGCGGTTCGCCTGTTGCGCAGCACTTTTCACGGTTATTCCAACCTGGAGGCGAGCGGTGGTTTCGGCCACGCCCGCTCGACCGCCGCTTCCTGGGACCGCATTATCGACGCCCTGCACATCACCCTCACTCATTGGCCGACCGACGAGAAAGCGAAATTGCAGTGA
- a CDS encoding alpha/beta hydrolase, with translation MIPTSTATTHSLDVPGARLHYEVRGTGPLVVLVGAPMDAAAFAPLAELLATDRTVLTTDPRGHQGSVLDDPEQDSTPQLRADDLACLITHLGIGPAVVFGSSGGAVSALALAQSQPDLVTTVIAHEPPLGELLDDRDQVRAGTEDVIATYRSGDVLGAWRKFMANANIMMPEPVLQQVFGGERAPRQMASERYWFDHELRGTITWEPNIAVLQSTPARIVIGIGSESTGQHCDRTSRALGEAIGVTPTIFPGGHTGFVEDPIGFAVRLRAVLGGAA, from the coding sequence ATGATCCCGACTTCGACCGCCACGACGCACAGCCTGGACGTGCCCGGGGCGCGACTGCACTACGAGGTGCGCGGCACCGGACCATTGGTCGTATTGGTCGGCGCACCGATGGATGCGGCGGCCTTCGCGCCGCTGGCGGAACTACTCGCCACCGACCGCACCGTGCTCACCACCGACCCGCGCGGCCATCAGGGCAGCGTGCTCGACGATCCGGAGCAGGACTCGACACCACAGCTGCGCGCCGACGACCTGGCCTGCCTCATCACTCATCTCGGCATCGGCCCCGCGGTGGTATTCGGCTCCAGCGGCGGCGCTGTGAGTGCATTGGCACTGGCCCAATCCCAGCCGGACCTGGTCACCACCGTGATCGCCCACGAACCGCCGCTGGGTGAACTCCTGGACGATCGCGACCAGGTGCGCGCCGGAACCGAAGACGTGATCGCCACCTACCGCAGCGGGGATGTGCTCGGCGCATGGCGCAAGTTCATGGCCAACGCGAACATCATGATGCCCGAACCGGTGCTACAGCAGGTGTTCGGCGGTGAACGCGCCCCGCGCCAAATGGCCAGCGAACGCTACTGGTTCGATCACGAGCTGCGCGGCACCATCACGTGGGAGCCGAATATCGCTGTGCTGCAATCGACTCCGGCCCGAATCGTAATCGGCATCGGCTCCGAATCGACCGGCCAGCATTGCGACCGCACGTCGCGGGCACTCGGCGAAGCCATCGGGGTGACTCCGACCATATTCCCCGGCGGACACACCGGATTCGTCGAGGACCCAATCGGTTTCGCCGTCCGGTTGCGTGCGGTACTCGGAGGTGCTGCTTAG